In Diceros bicornis minor isolate mBicDic1 chromosome 21, mDicBic1.mat.cur, whole genome shotgun sequence, the sequence CTTCTAGGTATCTTGTTCTGTCATACCATTTAATCACATTGCATTGTAACCAGCTACTTTGCTAGTTTGTATCCTCCAATATAATCTCAGTTTCCTGGCAGTGGAAATACCATTGTATACCAGGCATCATGCCTAGCACATAATTGGCCaagtaaatatttgaagaatatacAGGTTTGGAAGTACAAAGGACAGGTTAAGGAATCAAGAAAGTCTTCCAGAACCAGGGAGATAAGTTGTATGAGAAAACTATATATAAGGAGCAGAAGGGAGCTTTCAGCTCCACCTGGGGGTTAAGGTGATCTGTTAAGGTCTCACAGAATAGTAAAAGAGGTGCTTCAGCTGGGGGAGAAGGATTATCAGTTCTCCAAGCCgataaaggaaggagagaagacggTCTGGGCAGATGGAACAGAATGTGCAAAATCACAGAGATTTGTTATGACATGATGATGTTCTGGGGAACTGCAAAATTAAAGCTAGAGTGTGAAGTGTGAAAGCTGTGTGGCTGGAACAGTGGACAGGAGTGTGGATTTTGTATAAGTCAAAATTTTTTCAGTAAAAATGATAGAAACTGAACGCAGAAACTGGCTTAACCAAGGGAAATATATAAGCTCATCTAACTAAAAAGTCTAGAGCTCGAAATTGCTTCAGGTACCTCTGAGTCCAGGCACTCAAAAATTGTCAAGaatatgtctttcttttcctctctcagctctgctttcctCTGTGTTGGCTTTATTCTCAAGCAGGCTCTTCCCACAAGGTGGCAAAGCAGAGATTAGCTGTTCGAAATTTACATCACTCCAGCCCGGACTACTTTCCTCCTAGTAGTTTCAGGCCTAGCTTGGTTACCATCTGACTTAGGTAATAGGCCAGTTATGATGAGCCTTGCCTAGGTCACATTTCCATTGCTAGAACCCTTTCCAAATTTCTTACACTGAGAGTGGTggagtgttttttttgttttttttttctgtcaaaaaAGGGCAAGAAAACGGGTGTTGGGTTTGcaaaaacatttgttgattttatcCTTAGGTGGTGGGAGCATTAACAGATTTTATGAAAGGGAATAACTAGATGGCTTTTGCACTTTAGGAATGTTATGCTGACAGTGTGGAGGATCCACTTGAAGGGCTAGAGATAGAGGGCAGGAGAATGTATGAGAAGATTATATTgggttaaaaatgaaaaacagcaaaaatgaaaggagaacttaacaattttttttaaaagtaaaatcagCAGCCCTTAATGTGAGGAATGATGAAGAAGGtggcatctagcacagtgccttgggAAACTGAGAGGGTTGTGTTGCCAGTAATGAGTATAGGGGattatatattgttttttatttctgttttcattcatGTATCTTAAAGTTATTGAATTTCTACCACATGCCATGTCCTATTAAGATGCTGAAgatacagtagtgaacaaaaTGAAGTCTGttctttcatggagcttacattctaatgggagGAGACAGACACTAAATGTGTAATGTGTCAGATGGTGATGAGTCctagaggaaaaataaagcaggaataaTGGGGTGTGTTATtttggatagaaaaaaaaaaacaaaaaaaggcttCACTGATAGGCGATCAGAAGGATATGAGGGAGTTGGGGAGACTTCAGGAGCCAAGATCCTGAGATAGGAGCTTGCCTGGCAGTTGGGGGAGCACATGGAAGCTAATGGGACTGCGTAAattgggagagggagggaaaagatAAAAGTCAGGCATAGCTGGGGAGAGGGCAGATCCTGGAGGGTCATTCAAGCTGTAGTTAAGACTTGGAATTTTATTCTGAGTAAAttgggaagccactggaaggtTTTGAGCAGTGGGAGGAGAATGAAGTGTACAAGAGAAGCAGCAGGGGGACGAATTAGGAGGCTTTGGTAACAGTCCTGTCAAGACACGATGGTGGCTGAACTAGGGTAGTAGTGGCAGAGATGGTAAAAAACATTTGGATTGTAGGTATGTATTTTAAAACTGGAACCAATAGGATTTGCTCATGGATTGGATGTGTAGTGTTAACAAAGTTGTTGAGTGAAGGACGCTGCCAAGGTTTCTAGCCTGAGGACCCAGAAGAATGGAGTCACCATTCTGACAAGGAGAACAGGTTGAGGTGGGAGAGAAGCGAGAGTTGGGTTTTGGCCCTGTTGAGATGGAAAGGCCTAATTAAATATCAAGATGGAAATGTCACATAGTGGATATATAGGAATATTGAGAGAAGCGGTGTGGTTTGGGACATGACATGTTTAAGCTGAGAAATTAGATGATTTAAATTGAAGATTGAGGATTTATAAGGGGGGTATGACAAAAAGATAAAGtactgataaaatattttattgcatccATGATGCCATTAGTTGCAATAtacacctttttattttttatcaataagaaacaagaaaacactTGTTTTCTTAATTAACTTAGAATAGGCATGCCAATTACTTAATtgttaaaatatggaaaaaaggTGTTAgattcagggccagcccggtggtatagtggttaagttcacacactccgcttcagcggcccggggttcacaggttcggatcctgggtggggacagacataccactcatcaagccatgctgtagagcTGTcgtatatacaaaatagaggaagatgggcacagatgttagctcagggccaatcttcctcagcaaaaagaggaagattggcaacgagtGTTAGCTtatggccaagcttcctcagacacacacacacacacacacaaaaaggtgtTAGACTCAGTGAAATACCATAGTTAATGTATaacttagggccagccccgtggcttagcggttaagtgcgcgcactccgctgctggcggcccgcgttcggatcccgggcgcgcaccgacgcaccgcttctctggccacgatgaggccgcgtcccacatacagcaactagaaggatgtgcaactatgacacacaactatctactggggctttgggggaaaaaaataaaataaaaattaaaaaaaaaaatgtataacttaGAAGCTTAGTgggaaaaagggagagggaggtcTGTGAGGTTAGAGAGAGTTATATTGGGGAAGTAAGAGAGCTAAAGGGTGAGTGTTTGTAGTCAAAGAATGGAGTTTGAAGATTTCAGAGGTGCAGCTGACCCAAGCTCAACTAATACCCTCGAGAAGTTATACAGGACCCACAGTATTCCTGTTGGTAGAGGGAAGTAGAAAGTGTGTAAGAAGGCCAGAGAGTAGAGTTTCTTGAGAATTATTGTGCCCCACCCACTTCATTTAATTTTCCTGATGacagaaatgaggcccagagttTAAATGATTTGCATAAGATCGAAGAAGTATTTAGTGATAGACCCAAGATTAGGCCACCGTTAAAGTTTTGTGACTAGAAGGTGGGGGGTATTTAATTGAATAGTTGAACCTTTGCTTCAAACATTGCTATCCAAGTAAGATATTGTACATTGTTGTAGTTTAATTTGAAAACACTTCTTTTTCAACAGTCTCAAAGAGTTGCTGAGAGCTAAATTAATTGAATGTGGCTGGAAGGATCAGTTGAAGGCCCACTGTAAAGGTAATCAGTTTCATTTGGAGGATAAGCTAATTCCATTGCTCCCAACTGTGTAGATTTGGGGTTCACCAGAAAAATTATAGTCAGTATTTTAAGGTATATTGAGTGCTCAGgcataatttaaaacaaatagaaaatggaatcttgtagtaatcatttcctcCTCTTGGTAATAATACGTAGACATAGTTCCTAAATTGttagaaattttctttttgtttctcttaaaACAAGTGAGGCAAGAttttctctgacttcaaaatatggaATCCCACCTTTTCCAGTGTGCCTCCTCAAAGTGAAACATGAGTTATTCCTAATATGGTctaatttaaaacaaattgaTCACTTCATGATTGGCAGACTTAAAGGAATTGTATCTCCTGTCTTAACagggttattttaaaaaattcatgtatAAAAGCTCTTAGAGAACtacacttatttttaaaagtgtagaATGGAAGCTTGTTAAATTGCTGGGTATTGATACCACTAAATAGATTATACGTCACTAAGATGAGCCTCGTTACTTTCTGGCTCACCTTTTAGTATGATGGCattgtgattatttttaatgaattcccATTGTGTTGTAATGGTTtctataaataataatgataatagagACTATTTATACCATTACCCCTAAGAAGGCAATGTGGCAAATTAGTAAAGCATAGGCTTTGAGGTCATACAGACCTTCACTGGTAAAAGACTAGAGCTGGATTTTAACTCATGTTTGATGAGTTATTTCATCTTTAGGCTTCAGTTgtctcacctgtgaagtgggagaAATGCCCGCCCgttagattattgtggctagtaAATGATGTAAAGCACCCAGCTCATGATAGGCGTCCAGTACATGTTAactgctttctctcttctctgtctttcgGCCCAGcctagagaagagaaaggagcaaaagagttgttctatattttaattttgggCTATGAAATTACAAGTTAGACtcaaataatagctttttttccCCATCCATACATTTAAGAGCTGGTACGATGATAATCAGATAAGATCTGTGTGGTTATAAGTTTCAAGCGTTTTACAAATGTTAGATTTGAAATTACAGTTCAAATTTATTCTTAGTGTTATAATTATTTGTGAAGTTACAGGTTATTTAGCTGAGAGATGAACaggcttttatgtttttgatctgGTGAATACTTAATGTGTTTAAGGATGAACTAAATCttcattagaaaagaaaaaaagaagtgtccTCTTTTTTTGTTAAAGACCAGTCTGCACTCTAAAAACATGATCTTAACCCTTCCTCTATGAAAATCTTTCTTACAGATAATGATTTTAAATGATatgatttgttttttgcttttgcatAAGAGGTAATTAAAGAAAAAGGACTAGAACACGTTACTGTTGATGACTTGGTGGCTGAAATCACACCAAAAGGCAGAGGTAAGGGATACACATTGTGTGAAAGGAAACGTGTGCTAAAGAcatgagtttctttttctttcttgctggttcagcttttctttctttttacaaggaaaagcactTTTTCTAGAATTGTTTGGGTGCTTGCATCTCCTCATGTGGAAGGAGTTATAAGTGCCTACCTGCATTTCTAGAATGGTCTCAAGTAACAAATAAGATAAAAGGTATAAAATGTTCTTGCACTTTAAAACAGTATACAAATGTAAGTTGATATGGTTAagacagataatttttaaaatatggtattTTGTAGAGGCAAATATCTAAAGCTAGGATTTATAAACTTTATCAGATATGGCAAGACTccacttaaatttttaataattcaaaGTTTACTCCAGCCCCTGAGTCATTGCTGTGCTATCTCCtgtcttattaaaaataaacacagctCTGTCTTCTTGAATGTCTAATTAAGAATTTGATAGCTCCATAACTCCGTGTTCAAGGTAGTCCATATTTAAGACCCACACTACAGCCACCTTCTTAATTTCTCCCTTGAATGCTTTGTTTACAGAAggcaaaggaaagagaggaaatatTATATTAACACTGATGATgtgtaataaatattaaatcagGAACTACCTCATATTGTTAGATATAGCtacattattttcatttgtttcgaGGAAGTTTTTTTTTGTAGTTAAAGTGGAAGCAGATAAATTAGATGACCCGTTAGTTGTTTTCTCACacagaaatagtaaaaagaatTGTGTGAAAAGTAAATAAGTTTGAAAACTATTACTAGAAAATACTAATTCCTTGAACTGCTACCTGCTGGGGAGGAGCTACAGAACCCCGTGGTCCTTTCCATCCATCTCTTTAGGCCTGGCTACAGCTAAAAAATGTGACTTTTTTGTCAAGAATGTgtcagggaaaggaagaaaaaaaaccaacagTATTTATTGTTCCCCtgtgaatttatattttaaaataatttttgttaatttctttttctatttttcttctgtaatttatGCTTAATCTGTTAACATTTAGGAACTGGTTATATAGGGTAGAAATTGTCTTTTGCTTCTCCTTCAATACTGGTGTCTTGAACATTTCAGTCTCTTGTAGCTCCCCTGCTAGAGaaggagcaagaaaagaaaagagaagtaaaaataaatattttcttttatgtttttagtctttttattgtcaagagaagtttttattttatttgtttaaattaacCTACTTAGTAAAATTGACCTTTTTTTAGTGTGTAGTTCTGTGAATTTTGTGcacatgtgtagattcatgtaaTCACCACCCCAAAAAAAACTCCCTCAGGCTGTCCCTTGATAATCACACCCTATCCTAACCCCCAGGCAGCTGATCTATTCTTGATCACCATAATTTTGATTGAAGGTGTGTTTATTATACATATTGATCACATTTCAGTGGACTTGAATTATGTAATCTTTATTTCTGGGCAGGCTTAAACTAAACAATTTATAAAGAGGGGTATCTGTCTGATTTGATTTGTGTACTTATTTTTGGAATTCTTTATAGAAATATTGAATGTATCTGAAGTTTTTCGTTTCCTCTGGATACCAGCAGATAAGAGTAGAAGTTTCAATGAATTCCCTATTGTCCTTATTTATTAGtagccaaaaaaggaaaaacattagtGAAGATTTGTTTATTGacatttaatattaattaaaatttcagaaagcagggtgttttttttgtttttattgaacaCTTTAGATAATACAGTCatatggttcaaaattcaaaaagtaaaaatagagcaTAACTACTGTTGCAGTGTTTGCATCTTTGCTGAGTCAGAGAGTGTGTGCATTTATTTCAATAGAATATTGCCAAATTTCCTTCCCAAAAATGTTGTGCcagtttatactcccaccagctaatgtgagagttccagttctCCCTCAGTCTTGCCAACACAGTGTATTATTGACGTTTGGATGTTAGTCAGTCTGATTGATAAAACATGCTATCtgaatgtggttttaatttttatttctcttaggttAAGCCCCTCTTATGTTCAAGAACTAtgtgtttctccttttcttcacctcctttgctcatttttctcttaGCCTGCTGATCTTTTGCTTATCAATTTGAAAAAATTGTATAGTAGAGAGATTAGCCCGTTTCTCCCCCTTTTTATCATTTGATTTTGTTTATGGTGATTTTGGCTAAGCTTAAGTAGTGGTTATGGGTTTaaatcaaatttatcaatctcTTACAGCCTGTTTTTAAAAAGGCCTTTCCTACTCCCAGTTTAAACAGTTTTCCCATGTTTTCTTATCAGTGTGCAATGTATTTAGGTATTGGATAGTTCATTCAAATAGTGAAttgcaaatattctttatttcagATATCCTTAccaattttttattgaagtatgagaattattaaaattttttactaGTAATCCTGAATAAGATATCAAATCTCAAGTTGACATATATTAATTGGAATCTTCTtactcttatatttttatttttatatttcagccCTGGTACCTGACAGTGTAAAGAAGGAACTCCTACAAAGAATAAGAACATTCCTTGCTCAGCATGCCAGCCTTTAAGATTGAATTAGATTGTGtcattttgtggttttatttctgaaagTAACACTTGCCATAAATTAGGAGTCAGTTTCCCAAAATAAAATCCTTTTTTGTATGATGGTATACAGTTTTCAGTAATGATGTATACATTGTATTGATTTTTTCCCTAAATgtgttattttaataaatatctcATGAATGAGTTTGAAGTTTCCTTGGATTTTGGAATAAATGggactttttaaataattcaccACATTTGTTGAGAGAAAGCAATTAATATAGTTTTAAGTATGCAAATCTCTGTGCTATAACTGAGGAGAAGTAAGCAGCCTCTTCTGATTGTCTGGATGTGGTGTATTCCTCTTTTGAATCCCTATGATATTTTATAATGTCCCATCTTGTACTACTGTTGTCTTATTTCTTATTTGTTATAAACTCTGAGTGTTAGGACTGGGTCTTACTCATCTTTATGTGCCTTCCTTATTCCTCAAAGAATTTACCATCCTATTGGAAGAGAGAACACTTGCAAACTGGCTCCATACCAAGCTCCTCTCACATAGTCTACTGATCTGAACTTTGAAAGCAGAAACTAAATTGCATCCTCACATACTAAGGTCAAGAAAGAACTTAATGGGAAATAATCTCCACCCATAGCTTTACTCTGACATCAagattgccaaatccaatggacTCTTGTCTGTTCTTATGTGATCTCCGCTGGAAAATGAGAATGATGACCATCCTGCCACTTGGAACTTTCTTGCCATTCCTCACATTGTTTCTTCCTACCACTGGATGTTCCTTCTGATTCTTGTGAAGTACCTTTTGCTGTATGCGGCTTTAAATAATGGTGTTTCTAgggctccttccttggccctCTGTCTGACAAATGATACACTTTTCCTGGGCAAATACCAGGAAACTTGGGTCGGACCATGGCTTCAAATGCTAACAGATTGATAAATGGTAAATTGCATCTCCAAACCAGACTTCAAGCCAGCCTCCAGACCGTATACCCAACTGCTATGGATCAGCTTTCTTGGATGTTACATAAACACTTCAAACTGACCATACCTaatatagtgattttatttcctctagTAACTGCCCCTTCTGTGTTCCTTGTCTCTGAGTGGTACCTCCCAGACATACAGATTCCCCGAGAAGCTTGTTAAAATACTGGTTCTGAAGGTAAGGGATATGGCACAAGATTTCTGACAAGCTGCCGGTCCATGCTCACGCTGCTAGTCAAGGACCACTATTGAGTGTAGCAAGGCTGTGAGTTGTCCACTCCTTGCCCTCTTAACTGCCTTAGTTCAAGCCCAGATTAGTGCAGTAGTCTCCTAATATTTCCTTGCGTTGTTGTTCTAGGCCTCCTCCAATATCTTCCACAGTGTTGCCTAAGTGACCTTACTAAAATGCAAGCCTGGTCAGTTTATTCCCCTACTTGAAATTGCTCAATGGCTCTTTTAGTTTTCAGGGTAAAATTCAAGCTCAGGCATAGCAGCTAGGCCCTGCTTGATCTGACATTTACTTATTTCTCTAGTTAAGAGTTCCCAAAAGTATCAAGTTGTTTCATCTCTCAATACCTGTGAAAATCCATCAACCTAGAAAGAGCCCTTGAATTGTTAAAACATTCTGCCATTTTTCTGTTTGACTTAGATTCCCCACCACTGTTTTTCTATAAGAAGCACTTGTGGGTAATTTCTCAACACAGTGCTTTTTTAACTTTTGCATGCGCCTCCTGGAGAGGAGGAAACGACTTTTTTTTACTTCATATTATACTTACTTGTGGATGAATGGACGAGGAAATGAATATACGGATGAACCAGTGGATGATCATTATGGGAACACAAAGGTAAACAATACAATTGGGTGTAGTTGAGGAAAGGATTAACGTTAATTTTTGGTTCGTGTTCCagagatacattttatttttctgttgaattTGTGTTTTAA encodes:
- the ENY2 gene encoding transcription and mRNA export factor ENY2 isoform X2, with the protein product MNKDAQMRAAINQKLIETGERERLKELLRAKLIECGWKDQLKAHCKEVIKEKGLEHVTVDDLVAEITPKGRALVPDSVKKELLQRIRTFLAQHASL
- the ENY2 gene encoding transcription and mRNA export factor ENY2 isoform X1 — encoded protein: MVVSKMNKDAQMRAAINQKLIETGERERLKELLRAKLIECGWKDQLKAHCKEVIKEKGLEHVTVDDLVAEITPKGRALVPDSVKKELLQRIRTFLAQHASL